Below is a window of Jatrophihabitans sp. DNA.
GCAGCACCGAGAGGTCGAGCTGGTTGGGCCACCAGTCCCGGTTGGTGTGCGGACGGCCGCCGGTCTTCGGCGTCGGCGAGTCGATCGCCGGATTCTCGCTCTCGCTGCCGGTCGCGGTCACGGAGTCGTGCGCGACCGGGCAGCCGGCCGCCGCCATGTCGTCCACGCCCTGCGCGCTTGCGGGTTGGTCCTGGGTGTCGCTCATGCGCTTCCTTCCGAACAGTCGGGGCAGGTGCCCCAGTAGACGACTTCCGCCTCGTCGACCACGAAGCCGTGGTCGTCGGAGGCGGTGAGACAGGGAGAATGGCCGACGGCGCAGTCGACGTCGGCGATCGCACCGCAGGAGCGGCACACGACATGGTGGTGGTTGTCACCCACCCGGGACTCGTAGCGGGCGGCGGCGCCGGCGGGCTGGATGCGCCGGATGAGACCGGCGTCGGTGAGCGCGCGCAGCACGTCGTACACCGCCTGGTGGGAGACCGTGGGATGATCCGCCCGGACCAGCTCGATCACCGTGTCCGTGTCGACGTGCGGGTGGTCGTGCAGCGCGGCCAGCACGGCCAGCCGGGGCCGGGTCACGCGCAACGAGGCCGCTCGCAGCTGTGCCTCGAAGTCTGGCGTCACGCGATCAACATAGGCCCTTTTCTGGAATAGTTCAAGTTTGATTGAGCCGGGCCTCCTCACCAACCTAGTCTGCGTACGCGGCCCCCGGGTGCGCGGTCACGGGACAGCGCCTGCGCCATGTTGACGTTAGGGTCGTTCCGTCAACGGAGGCGGGGATCATGCGGGGGAG
It encodes the following:
- a CDS encoding Fur family transcriptional regulator — protein: MTPDFEAQLRAASLRVTRPRLAVLAALHDHPHVDTDTVIELVRADHPTVSHQAVYDVLRALTDAGLIRRIQPAGAAARYESRVGDNHHHVVCRSCGAIADVDCAVGHSPCLTASDDHGFVVDEAEVVYWGTCPDCSEGSA